Proteins from a genomic interval of Dehalococcoidia bacterium:
- a CDS encoding N-6 DNA methylase, which translates to MTRWATVNVEGGLFPADILDAVAAGTADGQRPADFRLEAARLLEELQAAFADARSYWDAFQRRLARRSGSVTSLTREAWMLPLLERLGFDLEYQPAALSAGNSTYTISHLHGKEPGTPVHIVSFDQELDKSDAGGRRSPNALVQEYLNRTDALWGLVTNGRKLRLLRDTERMAKPSYVEFDLEGMIESDKYSEFALLYRLLHATRFPLPGSDPAKCWLETYYQQGNDLGGRVREGMRDGVSAALEVLGNAFLKHDDNERLREAFRSGRLSAGQYYRQLLRLVYRFLFLMVTEERGLVFPEEEAGSSGHLIYDRYYSISRLRERAERYYAEDRHYDLWEGVKSTFALFREDALARKLGLRALDGELFGEDACADLEACRCLNADLLRAVRELSTYRQEKGPRRRVNFRDIDVEEFGSVYESLLEYHPVVDVEGQSFSFLSGNERKSTGSYYMPSSLVQELVQSALVPVLEERVAAAKTRDEKAAAILSMRVIDPAAGSGHFLLAAARRMARELARVRTDEAEPSVEDYRRALRDVIRNCIYAVDKNPLAVDLCKVALWIEGHNAGLPLGFLDHHIKLGDSLVGVFDLAVLEDGIPDDAYKPVTGDDKAAARYWRDLNKKQRAGQLRLAAFDPEALERSLAPDFAALGELEDDSPPDVRAKQELYARLRAGGSQWWRLKVACDLWTYAFFAPLEPQPELAQQTVPTTALVWEAMAGGTTHAYAQAKAMAESAVHPYFHWPLEFPDVFADRGFEVVLGNPPWENIRADPVEFFAGIHPSIVSAPSASLREQTIQSLREARDPFARMWDAHVRSIEGQQLFVGESDRFPYGASGKTNTMPLFLELFSAAISKTGRSGIIVKSVIGTDLEYQRLFEHLVEEGRLYSFYDFINEQELFPAVHRQERFALVTLAPPGTVTRSKFRFLARATTELQDSGSIFELSGTDLRMLTNGSCRLPTISDSTLLRILRAVAQSAKGSSFLGPETQLDSYIMFDSGAASSAKGGCTLPDYVPGEGNNPLEGTNRFGEAVVAVYEGKLFGILDHRLRSFEGIPVERRYGKTPATYELTIADKEDPNRSIEPRYWVPKAVVKNKLNVKGWSHDWILVHGRKSNRDNKRTFSAAFIPLTASVDLAPVLLPTSGSDIAPVLRAAAVSQSFSFDFLIRSRLIGFTIGKNLLEEIPVPSPARFSEASPWGNGESIDVWCCTRVLELTYTAFDLTSLARDLGFPGPPFLWDEERRFLLRCELDAAFFHLYGIERADVDYIMETFPIVRREDEKQFGEFRTKRVILEMYDQMAEAVKTGRPYQTWLDPPPADPRVAHTAVGGRA; encoded by the coding sequence ATGACGCGATGGGCAACCGTCAACGTCGAAGGCGGGCTCTTCCCAGCCGACATCCTCGACGCCGTTGCTGCCGGGACGGCTGACGGACAGAGGCCGGCCGATTTCCGGCTCGAGGCGGCGCGACTGCTGGAGGAGCTGCAGGCCGCGTTCGCTGATGCCCGCTCTTACTGGGACGCCTTCCAGCGGCGGCTCGCCCGGCGCAGCGGTTCGGTCACGAGCCTCACGCGCGAGGCCTGGATGCTCCCGCTACTGGAACGGCTGGGGTTCGACCTCGAATACCAGCCGGCGGCGCTGAGCGCGGGCAACTCGACCTACACGATCTCGCACCTCCACGGGAAAGAGCCGGGCACGCCGGTGCACATCGTCTCCTTCGACCAGGAGCTCGACAAGAGCGACGCTGGAGGGAGACGCAGTCCCAACGCGCTCGTCCAGGAGTATCTGAACCGCACGGACGCCCTCTGGGGCCTGGTTACCAACGGCCGCAAGCTCCGGCTCCTGCGTGACACGGAGCGCATGGCCAAGCCTTCGTATGTCGAGTTCGACCTCGAAGGCATGATCGAGTCCGACAAGTACAGCGAGTTCGCCCTGCTGTACAGGCTCCTGCACGCGACGCGGTTCCCCCTGCCGGGCTCAGACCCGGCGAAGTGCTGGCTGGAGACCTACTACCAGCAGGGCAACGACCTCGGCGGCCGCGTGCGCGAGGGCATGCGCGATGGCGTTTCGGCCGCGCTCGAAGTCCTGGGCAATGCTTTCCTGAAGCATGACGACAACGAGCGCCTGCGCGAGGCGTTCCGCTCGGGACGGCTCAGCGCCGGGCAGTACTACCGGCAGCTCCTGCGCCTCGTGTATCGGTTCCTCTTCCTCATGGTCACGGAGGAGCGCGGGCTGGTGTTTCCCGAAGAAGAGGCTGGAAGCTCCGGCCACCTCATCTACGACCGCTACTACAGCATCTCCCGCCTGCGCGAGCGCGCCGAGCGCTATTACGCCGAAGACCGCCATTACGACCTCTGGGAGGGCGTCAAGTCCACCTTCGCCCTGTTCCGCGAGGACGCGCTGGCGCGCAAGCTCGGGCTGCGGGCGCTCGACGGCGAGCTCTTCGGCGAGGACGCCTGCGCCGACCTGGAAGCGTGCCGTTGCCTCAACGCCGACCTGCTGCGCGCCGTGCGCGAGCTCTCCACCTACCGGCAGGAGAAGGGGCCGCGGCGGCGCGTCAACTTCCGCGACATCGACGTCGAGGAGTTCGGTTCCGTCTATGAGAGCCTGCTCGAGTATCACCCCGTTGTCGACGTGGAAGGGCAGAGCTTCTCATTCCTGAGCGGCAACGAACGCAAGTCCACCGGCAGCTACTACATGCCCAGCTCGCTGGTGCAGGAGCTGGTGCAGAGCGCGCTGGTGCCTGTGCTCGAAGAGCGCGTAGCCGCCGCGAAGACGCGCGACGAGAAGGCCGCCGCTATCCTCTCGATGCGCGTGATCGACCCCGCCGCCGGCTCCGGGCACTTCCTGCTCGCCGCGGCGCGGCGCATGGCGCGAGAGCTGGCGCGCGTCCGGACGGACGAGGCGGAGCCGTCCGTGGAGGACTACCGCCGCGCCCTGCGCGACGTGATCCGCAATTGCATTTACGCCGTCGACAAGAACCCGCTCGCGGTCGACCTCTGCAAGGTGGCCCTGTGGATCGAGGGGCACAACGCCGGCCTGCCGCTGGGCTTCCTCGACCACCACATCAAGCTCGGCGACAGCCTCGTCGGCGTCTTCGACCTGGCCGTCCTCGAGGACGGCATCCCGGACGACGCCTACAAGCCCGTGACCGGCGACGACAAGGCCGCGGCGCGCTACTGGCGCGACCTCAACAAGAAGCAGCGCGCGGGCCAGCTACGGCTGGCAGCGTTCGACCCGGAGGCCCTGGAGAGGAGCCTTGCGCCCGACTTCGCGGCGCTTGGCGAACTGGAAGACGACTCCCCTCCGGACGTGAGGGCGAAGCAGGAGCTCTACGCCAGGCTGCGCGCCGGCGGCAGCCAGTGGTGGCGCCTCAAGGTCGCCTGCGACCTCTGGACCTACGCCTTCTTCGCGCCGCTTGAGCCGCAACCAGAGCTAGCCCAGCAGACCGTCCCGACCACGGCCTTGGTCTGGGAGGCTATGGCTGGTGGAACCACACATGCTTACGCTCAGGCAAAGGCGATGGCTGAGTCGGCCGTCCATCCATACTTCCACTGGCCACTGGAATTCCCGGATGTATTCGCGGACCGCGGATTCGAGGTGGTCCTTGGAAACCCACCATGGGAAAATATCCGCGCTGATCCTGTCGAGTTCTTTGCTGGAATCCATCCGAGCATCGTTAGCGCGCCATCCGCATCCCTTCGGGAGCAAACCATTCAGTCTCTCCGAGAGGCGAGGGATCCGTTTGCACGAATGTGGGACGCGCATGTTCGGTCTATTGAAGGCCAGCAGCTGTTTGTAGGGGAGAGCGACCGATTCCCCTATGGCGCCTCAGGCAAGACGAACACGATGCCGTTGTTCCTAGAGTTGTTCTCCGCAGCCATCTCCAAAACCGGCCGGTCAGGGATCATCGTCAAGAGTGTGATCGGTACGGACCTGGAATATCAACGCTTATTCGAGCACTTGGTCGAGGAAGGGCGGCTTTACTCATTCTATGACTTTATCAATGAGCAAGAGCTCTTTCCGGCTGTTCACCGGCAGGAGCGATTCGCGTTAGTTACCTTAGCGCCTCCAGGCACGGTGACTCGGAGCAAATTCAGGTTCCTCGCTAGGGCCACGACGGAGTTGCAGGACTCCGGCTCAATTTTCGAACTGTCGGGAACAGACTTGAGGATGCTCACCAATGGATCATGTCGGTTGCCCACAATTAGTGATTCGACTTTGTTGCGTATTCTGAGAGCTGTTGCTCAATCCGCCAAGGGCAGCTCATTCCTCGGCCCTGAAACACAGCTCGACAGTTACATTATGTTTGACAGTGGGGCCGCGAGTTCTGCAAAGGGCGGATGCACTCTTCCTGACTACGTCCCTGGGGAGGGGAACAATCCCCTTGAAGGCACAAATAGGTTTGGGGAAGCTGTAGTCGCGGTCTACGAGGGCAAACTCTTCGGAATCCTGGACCATCGTTTAAGAAGTTTTGAGGGCATTCCCGTAGAGCGGCGGTATGGCAAGACTCCAGCAACATATGAACTAACGATAGCTGACAAAGAGGACCCGAATCGTTCCATTGAGCCGCGCTACTGGGTACCAAAAGCTGTCGTAAAGAACAAGCTGAACGTGAAGGGATGGAGCCACGATTGGATTCTTGTTCATGGGAGAAAGTCTAATCGTGATAACAAGCGCACTTTCTCGGCTGCCTTTATTCCGCTGACAGCATCCGTAGACCTGGCGCCTGTATTACTGCCAACATCTGGTTCCGACATCGCTCCAGTCCTAAGAGCTGCAGCCGTTAGTCAATCATTTTCTTTCGACTTTTTAATCCGAAGTCGGCTTATAGGTTTCACAATTGGCAAGAATCTACTGGAAGAAATTCCAGTACCAAGTCCAGCACGTTTCTCCGAGGCTTCTCCTTGGGGCAATGGTGAGTCCATCGATGTATGGTGCTGTACTAGGGTGTTGGAGCTGACGTACACAGCCTTTGACCTGACATCGTTAGCACGCGACCTCGGGTTTCCCGGTCCGCCGTTCCTTTGGGACGAAGAACGTCGGTTCCTCCTGCGCTGTGAGCTGGACGCAGCCTTCTTCCACCTCTACGGCATCGAGCGCGCGGATGTTGACTACATCATGGAGACGTTCCCAATCGTCCGTCGCGAAGACGAGAAGCAGTTCGGCGAGTTCCGAACGAAGCGCGTCATCCTGGAGATGTACGACCAGATGGCCGAGGCAGTGAAGACCGGCCGCCCGTATCAGACATGGCTCGATCCGCCGCCGGCAGACCCGCGGGTTGCCCATACAGCCGTTGGAGGCAGAGCGTGA
- a CDS encoding AAA family ATPase, with product MKLVEVQVQRFRNFIDSTPVAVQPDITCLVGKNESGKSAFLHALYRLNPARPNVKFSAPDDYPAWLEKRDRLQGVKVEEVLPVKGVFEFETSDRVALEQQFGPGVLKQKALVLERQYDGLLVHDLDVNEKAVVRHILDTTDIPTKIRNAGKPLETIDGLKEFIQSVQAEDSASGSGEAAQALEKRLSEVLRNRTPVDVIWDAVEELLPEFFYYHQYSNLPYSVKIARVLKEDPRTLDDSELTARSLLKLAAAEDQFLLNPDYERRKRELENVANSITQDVRKYWTQNPELRVQPDITQVAETNSQGERAVLDELKIRVWDDRHSLSLPFDQHSTGFQWFFSFLAAFSEYEYKDTPVIILLDEPALGLHGRAQADFLRFIEERLATKHQVLYTTHSPFMIQPGRLERVRIVEDHGPEKGAEVTQNVLTSDQDTLFPLQGALGYDLVQHLFIAPHNLLVEGTADYTYLTVISDHLKQAGRTGLDERWSIIPVGSADMIPTFVALLGHHLEVTVLIDSRRAGHQRLSQLAADGFLNQQRIITVGQVLSRRLADIEDLFTVADYLHLYNKAFGGSVSEADLAGTDPVVNRLARHQGVERFDHGRPADVLLRRRDELLPQLSPETFERFERLFQSINATLPKD from the coding sequence GTGAAGCTGGTCGAAGTTCAAGTTCAACGCTTCCGGAACTTCATCGATTCAACTCCTGTCGCCGTTCAGCCGGACATTACGTGCCTCGTGGGCAAGAACGAATCGGGCAAGTCGGCATTCCTTCACGCCTTGTACCGGCTAAACCCCGCCAGGCCCAACGTTAAATTCTCCGCCCCTGACGATTACCCAGCGTGGCTAGAGAAACGGGACAGACTCCAGGGCGTCAAAGTGGAAGAAGTGCTGCCGGTCAAAGGGGTCTTTGAGTTTGAGACTAGCGACCGCGTGGCCCTGGAACAGCAGTTCGGGCCCGGTGTCTTGAAACAGAAAGCGCTGGTTCTTGAACGCCAGTACGATGGTCTGCTCGTCCATGACCTCGATGTCAATGAAAAGGCTGTCGTTCGTCACATACTCGACACGACGGATATTCCAACCAAAATCAGGAATGCAGGCAAGCCCCTGGAGACCATCGACGGGCTAAAGGAATTCATTCAGTCAGTTCAAGCCGAGGACTCGGCGTCTGGGTCCGGCGAAGCGGCTCAAGCTTTGGAGAAGCGGCTGAGCGAAGTACTGCGCAACAGGACACCAGTGGACGTAATCTGGGACGCCGTGGAAGAACTACTCCCAGAATTCTTCTACTATCACCAGTACAGCAACTTGCCCTATTCGGTAAAGATTGCTCGAGTGCTGAAGGAAGATCCGCGCACTCTAGATGACAGTGAACTAACTGCGCGCTCTCTGCTTAAGCTTGCTGCTGCGGAGGACCAGTTTCTCCTCAATCCGGATTACGAACGCCGTAAGCGCGAGCTCGAAAATGTTGCCAACAGCATCACTCAAGACGTACGCAAATATTGGACCCAGAATCCTGAGCTGCGCGTTCAGCCGGATATAACGCAAGTGGCCGAAACCAATTCACAGGGGGAGCGCGCCGTCTTAGATGAATTGAAGATCCGTGTCTGGGATGATCGCCACTCCCTTTCGCTGCCCTTTGACCAGCACTCAACCGGATTCCAATGGTTCTTTTCCTTCCTCGCTGCGTTCTCGGAATACGAGTACAAAGACACCCCAGTCATCATCCTTCTTGACGAGCCTGCACTTGGGCTGCATGGCCGCGCGCAGGCAGACTTCCTTCGCTTCATCGAGGAGCGCTTGGCAACAAAGCACCAAGTCCTATACACAACGCACTCCCCTTTCATGATTCAGCCGGGCAGGCTTGAGAGGGTTCGAATAGTCGAGGACCACGGTCCGGAGAAAGGTGCGGAGGTAACACAGAATGTCCTGACAAGCGACCAGGACACGCTGTTCCCGCTCCAAGGGGCCTTAGGCTATGACCTCGTTCAGCACTTGTTCATTGCACCTCATAACCTGCTTGTCGAAGGGACAGCCGACTATACCTACTTAACGGTGATTTCCGACCACCTGAAGCAGGCCGGTCGTACCGGATTGGACGAGCGTTGGTCGATAATTCCTGTCGGCAGCGCCGATATGATTCCAACGTTCGTTGCTCTACTTGGTCACCACTTGGAGGTCACCGTCCTGATTGACTCGCGACGAGCCGGCCATCAACGGCTGTCGCAGCTAGCAGCCGATGGGTTCCTAAATCAGCAGAGGATTATTACGGTTGGACAGGTGCTTAGTCGAAGACTCGCCGACATTGAGGACCTGTTCACTGTGGCTGACTACCTACACCTATACAACAAAGCCTTCGGAGGATCAGTCTCAGAAGCAGACTTAGCGGGCACGGATCCCGTCGTGAACCGGTTAGCGCGCCATCAAGGCGTAGAGCGATTTGATCACGGTCGCCCTGCTGACGTACTGCTACGACGCCGGGACGAGCTCTTACCCCAACTCAGCCCTGAGACATTTGAACGTTTCGAGCGCCTCTTTCAGTCGATCAACGCCACACTACCCAAGGACTGA
- a CDS encoding DEAD/DEAH box helicase: MDVFKLRDAVVNEYRSYVESFVRVYDKRIDEFVRQKLAEGHLWPEAYLQLNPAYEATDTLGELARQGVIEETTARFFGPDIRLHRHQREALEIAQRGEPYVVTTGTGSGKSLTYLVPVYDAIVRARPERHSVRAIVVYPMNALINSQLEALRQYAAKSGIRDVRFDQYTGQTKNEDRPRILDDPPHILLTNYMMLEYILTRPFERNLLRTATEDLRFLVMDELHFYRGRQGADVAMLLRRLAQRAGKDLQFVGTSATLASEGSRAERQKAVAESATRVFGVQVPPTNVIDETLQRLTASPVPRTRDELRRAVEAPPPAPTLDAVRAHPLAAWVEHAFGIQEEDGRLVRRPPETFEGAVGRLAEQSGLPPELCRERLRAVLDAGNADTSRLPSGEPLFAFRLHQFLSSGDSVWATLQAPQERELTMEGKYLFDEGRVLYPLAFCRECGQEYYLVSKLVELGKERLIPRPPIVGASDEETDGESGFFAVDDGDLWVDDINELPEHWLEELRSGTRVKPAYQEFRPRGYTAKADGELRSAGEGVAGWFMPRPFLLCLRCRATYDKRGTDFRKLSSLSQTGRSTATSVIVNAAVTGMRGEVEDEACKILSFTDNRQDASLQAGHLNDFVQIAQLRAALVSAVRRHGRLTHELLGERLFKEMALKPADFLKTPVEEGSPGYERGRRAMERLLAYRAFEDLARDWRVAQPNLEQAGLLRIDYDGLAALAADDRLWAGLPGIGEAPPQRREEALRTFLDHIRFQLAIDAKALTEDETRALRSVTSDLHDSWALDERDILETQSIALLPGVLPDARESRQRVLRLGRRSNLARYLRSQRTWGTTRDLDGDSVEDLIRAIVRALNGHILTVISRSGEDRGVRIRESALIWLPGDGRVPPPDPVRSRDLHRRRDFGDGKPNQYFAHLYGQGAAALRGIFGHEHTGQVRIDLRQERERDFTDGRLPALFCSPTMELGVDIRDLRAVHLRNVPPTPANYAQRSGRAGRGGRPALVVTFAAQGNVHDQYFFRKRDRMIASAVTPARMDLRNKELVEAHLHATWLSIVGLRLGNSISEILDADVIGYPLRQEVRDVIYDRDRYEQPALEACREVLRRAPEIIESGWWYSENWLLEMVGNAPTEFDRAFERWREEYGAAVRMRDAARAITDSPMSSRQEREQAEQREREAKREIALLLNQAGQTETDYYPYRYLAAEGFLPGYNFPRLPVRALVGRGDEAEAIDRPRFIGLAELAPHSLLYHEGRKYRIDGAVVPQSGLGSRFRRARWCKNCGYVHADDASTSDLCEHCSTRMDAASSDLSSTLLSQPTMRTRPVERISSEEEERLRRGYVVTTHYRFFPPWRPRPGTVVTPDGERLLDLLFVPAGELWRINHGWRRAPSAGFKLDPETGRWQRQTEDPSPDEGDPDAPQALSGIKTYVTDKRNLLLLRLDASHADRTFATTMMYALRRAIEVVHQVEEQEIAAELVGKGGEQRLLLWEAAEGGTGVWERLVDQLSGIAELARQALILCHYDPVTGEDDPAYSGDCISGCYECLLSYSNQLEHRFIDRREIRDFLLRLTSAKTEWAAKGRSPSEQYEWLKAKLDPASGLGLKFLDFLFEKGYLLPDDAENRPAADIAVQPDFYYERHGSPGACVFVDGPAHDSAGQLVRDAAQRQALENAGYRVITIRYDSPFDVQVADHPDIFGRP; this comes from the coding sequence ATGGACGTCTTCAAGCTGCGCGACGCCGTCGTTAACGAGTACCGCTCGTACGTCGAGAGCTTCGTCCGCGTGTACGACAAGCGGATAGACGAATTCGTGCGGCAGAAGCTGGCGGAAGGCCACCTCTGGCCGGAGGCCTATCTGCAGCTGAACCCGGCCTACGAGGCGACTGACACGCTGGGCGAGCTGGCGCGGCAAGGCGTCATCGAGGAGACGACGGCCCGCTTCTTCGGGCCGGACATCCGGCTCCACCGCCACCAGCGCGAGGCCCTGGAGATAGCGCAGCGTGGGGAGCCCTACGTGGTGACGACGGGCACGGGCTCCGGGAAGAGCCTGACGTACCTGGTGCCGGTCTACGACGCAATAGTGCGCGCGCGGCCCGAACGGCACTCGGTGCGAGCTATCGTCGTCTACCCGATGAACGCGCTGATCAACAGCCAGCTCGAGGCCCTGCGTCAGTACGCGGCGAAGAGCGGGATTAGAGACGTCCGCTTCGATCAGTACACCGGCCAGACGAAGAACGAGGACCGTCCACGCATCCTGGACGACCCGCCGCACATCCTTCTCACGAACTACATGATGCTGGAGTACATCCTCACCCGCCCCTTCGAGCGCAACCTGCTCAGGACAGCGACCGAGGACCTGCGCTTCCTCGTCATGGACGAGCTGCACTTCTATCGCGGCCGCCAGGGCGCGGACGTGGCCATGCTCCTGCGCCGCCTCGCCCAGCGCGCCGGCAAGGACCTGCAGTTCGTCGGCACCAGCGCCACGCTGGCGTCCGAAGGCTCACGCGCGGAACGGCAAAAGGCGGTCGCCGAATCGGCGACTCGTGTCTTCGGCGTGCAGGTGCCTCCGACAAACGTCATCGACGAGACATTGCAGCGTCTTACGGCCTCGCCGGTACCGCGGACCCGCGATGAGCTGCGCCGCGCGGTCGAGGCGCCGCCTCCGGCGCCGACGCTGGATGCGGTGCGGGCGCACCCACTGGCTGCCTGGGTCGAGCACGCTTTCGGCATTCAGGAGGAGGACGGCCGCCTGGTCCGGCGTCCTCCCGAGACCTTCGAGGGCGCCGTGGGCCGGCTCGCAGAGCAGTCGGGCCTGCCGCCGGAGCTGTGCAGGGAGCGCCTGCGCGCCGTGCTCGACGCCGGCAACGCCGACACGTCGCGTCTCCCTTCCGGTGAGCCGCTCTTCGCCTTCCGGCTGCACCAGTTCCTCTCGTCCGGCGATAGCGTCTGGGCGACCCTGCAGGCGCCACAGGAACGGGAACTCACGATGGAGGGCAAGTACCTCTTCGACGAGGGACGCGTCCTGTACCCGCTCGCCTTCTGCCGCGAGTGCGGGCAGGAGTATTACCTGGTCTCGAAGTTGGTGGAGCTGGGCAAAGAACGGCTTATCCCGCGCCCGCCGATCGTCGGCGCATCCGATGAAGAGACGGATGGTGAGAGCGGGTTCTTCGCCGTCGATGATGGCGACCTCTGGGTCGACGACATCAACGAGCTGCCAGAGCACTGGCTGGAGGAACTCCGCAGCGGCACGCGCGTAAAGCCTGCCTATCAGGAATTCCGGCCGCGCGGCTACACCGCCAAAGCCGACGGCGAACTGCGCTCTGCCGGAGAGGGAGTGGCAGGCTGGTTCATGCCACGCCCGTTCCTCCTATGTCTGCGCTGCCGGGCTACCTACGACAAGCGCGGCACTGACTTCCGAAAACTGTCATCGCTCAGCCAGACGGGGCGGTCCACGGCTACGAGCGTGATCGTGAATGCGGCCGTCACGGGAATGCGCGGCGAAGTCGAGGACGAAGCGTGCAAGATCCTGAGCTTCACGGACAACCGTCAGGACGCTTCCTTACAGGCCGGGCACCTCAATGACTTCGTCCAGATCGCCCAGCTGCGGGCTGCCCTCGTGAGCGCGGTAAGGCGTCACGGAAGGCTGACGCACGAGCTCCTGGGCGAGCGCCTCTTCAAGGAGATGGCGCTCAAGCCAGCGGACTTCCTCAAGACGCCTGTCGAGGAGGGCAGTCCGGGTTACGAGCGCGGCCGGCGCGCGATGGAACGGCTCCTGGCTTATCGAGCCTTCGAAGACCTGGCGCGAGACTGGCGTGTAGCCCAGCCAAACCTTGAACAGGCTGGCTTACTCCGCATCGACTATGACGGCCTTGCGGCGCTCGCGGCCGATGACCGCCTCTGGGCGGGCCTGCCAGGAATCGGCGAAGCACCTCCTCAGCGGCGTGAAGAAGCGCTGCGGACGTTCCTGGACCACATCCGGTTCCAGCTGGCAATCGATGCTAAGGCGCTCACAGAGGACGAAACCCGCGCCTTGAGGAGTGTCACGTCTGACCTGCATGACTCCTGGGCCCTGGACGAGCGTGACATCCTCGAGACCCAGTCCATCGCCCTGTTGCCGGGCGTCCTCCCAGACGCTCGCGAGAGCCGCCAGCGGGTCTTGCGCCTGGGCCGCCGCTCTAACCTTGCGCGCTACTTGCGATCGCAGCGGACCTGGGGAACCACGCGGGACCTGGATGGCGACTCTGTTGAAGACCTCATTCGTGCCATCGTCCGGGCCTTGAACGGGCACATCCTGACGGTCATTTCCCGCAGTGGCGAAGACCGTGGCGTGAGGATCCGCGAGAGTGCGCTGATCTGGCTGCCGGGTGACGGCAGAGTGCCGCCGCCGGACCCGGTGAGAAGCCGGGACCTGCATCGTCGACGCGACTTCGGAGACGGCAAGCCGAATCAGTACTTCGCGCACCTTTACGGCCAGGGTGCGGCAGCCCTGCGCGGGATCTTTGGCCATGAGCACACCGGCCAGGTCAGAATCGACCTGCGCCAGGAGCGGGAGCGTGACTTTACGGACGGCCGGCTACCGGCCCTTTTCTGCTCCCCGACTATGGAGTTAGGTGTCGACATTCGGGACCTTCGCGCCGTGCACCTGAGGAACGTCCCGCCCACGCCTGCGAACTACGCCCAGAGAAGTGGGCGTGCTGGCCGTGGCGGCCGCCCCGCTCTCGTTGTCACGTTCGCTGCTCAGGGGAATGTGCACGACCAGTACTTCTTCCGCAAACGCGACCGGATGATCGCCAGCGCAGTCACACCGGCTCGTATGGACCTCCGCAATAAGGAGCTCGTCGAGGCCCACCTGCACGCAACGTGGCTTTCAATCGTGGGCCTCCGTCTAGGCAACAGCATTTCCGAGATCCTGGATGCGGACGTTATTGGCTACCCGCTACGGCAGGAAGTGCGCGATGTCATATACGACCGGGACAGGTACGAGCAACCTGCGCTCGAGGCCTGCCGTGAGGTCCTGAGACGAGCTCCCGAAATCATTGAGAGCGGTTGGTGGTACTCCGAAAATTGGTTGTTGGAGATGGTCGGCAACGCTCCGACTGAGTTCGACAGGGCGTTCGAACGTTGGCGAGAGGAGTATGGTGCAGCCGTCCGCATGCGCGACGCGGCAAGAGCCATCACTGACTCTCCCATGTCAAGCCGTCAGGAACGGGAGCAAGCCGAGCAGCGCGAGCGCGAAGCCAAACGCGAGATTGCACTTCTTCTGAATCAGGCCGGTCAGACCGAGACGGACTATTACCCTTACCGTTATCTGGCAGCCGAAGGATTCCTACCCGGCTATAACTTCCCGCGTCTTCCCGTGCGCGCTCTCGTCGGACGCGGAGACGAGGCCGAAGCCATCGACAGGCCTCGCTTCATTGGGCTCGCCGAGCTAGCGCCTCACAGTCTCCTCTACCACGAAGGACGAAAGTACCGCATCGATGGCGCCGTAGTTCCGCAAAGTGGCCTGGGGAGTCGGTTCCGGCGCGCCAGGTGGTGCAAGAACTGCGGCTACGTCCATGCTGACGACGCCTCCACCTCAGATCTCTGCGAACACTGCTCTACGCGGATGGATGCGGCGAGCTCAGACTTGAGTAGCACGCTGCTTTCACAGCCAACTATGCGCACAAGACCGGTGGAACGTATCTCGTCCGAGGAGGAGGAGAGGCTTCGGCGCGGTTACGTTGTCACGACCCATTATCGATTCTTTCCACCCTGGCGACCCCGGCCCGGCACGGTGGTCACACCGGATGGGGAGCGTCTCTTAGACCTTCTCTTCGTGCCGGCAGGGGAACTCTGGCGAATCAATCACGGCTGGAGACGCGCTCCAAGTGCTGGATTCAAGCTCGATCCGGAGACCGGGCGCTGGCAACGACAGACCGAGGATCCAAGTCCGGATGAAGGGGACCCGGACGCGCCGCAAGCGCTATCAGGAATCAAGACCTACGTCACCGACAAGCGCAACCTGCTGTTGCTCCGCCTCGACGCTTCTCACGCCGACCGCACCTTTGCCACGACCATGATGTACGCGCTTCGGCGCGCGATTGAGGTGGTCCATCAGGTTGAAGAGCAAGAAATCGCAGCGGAGCTGGTCGGGAAAGGTGGCGAGCAGCGGCTACTCCTCTGGGAAGCGGCGGAGGGCGGAACAGGGGTCTGGGAACGGCTCGTCGACCAACTATCGGGAATCGCTGAACTTGCCCGGCAAGCACTTATCCTCTGCCACTATGACCCGGTGACCGGTGAGGATGACCCCGCGTACTCGGGCGACTGCATAAGCGGCTGCTACGAGTGTCTGCTGAGCTACTCAAACCAGTTAGAACATCGCTTCATCGACCGCCGCGAGATCCGTGACTTTCTTCTGAGGCTAACCTCGGCCAAAACAGAATGGGCCGCAAAGGGACGGTCGCCGTCCGAGCAATACGAATGGCTGAAGGCAAAGCTGGACCCAGCGTCCGGTCTAGGGTTGAAGTTTCTCGACTTCTTGTTCGAGAAGGGCTACCTGCTCCCCGACGATGCCGAGAATCGACCCGCAGCCGACATTGCCGTTCAACCGGACTTCTACTACGAGAGGCACGGATCACCCGGGGCGTGTGTGTTCGTCGACGGCCCTGCTCACGATAGTGCGGGACAGTTAGTCAGAGATGCGGCGCAGCGGCAGGCGCTCGAGAACGCCGGCTATCGAGTCATCACAATACGCTACGATTCGCCTTTTGATGTTCAGGTGGCTGACCACCCGGACATTTTTGGCCGGCCTTAA